A window from Pseudomonadota bacterium encodes these proteins:
- a CDS encoding SDR family NAD(P)-dependent oxidoreductase, protein MSQAVPPALPDDAIAIVGMSGRFPGAPSVAALWELLRTGSRGIRTLSEAELAAAGVPERQLRDPAYVRARGVLEEVAGFDAGLFGMSPREAAFTDPQHRLFLECAFEALEDAAIAPGGDLRAGIYGGVSASSYFANQILAGADPLHADGDLIDRLRLGSLGTEKDFFTTRVSYRLDLRGPSVDVQSACSSSAVAVHLAAQALLMHSCDVALAGGASIFVPTTQGYLAQEGGVLSPDGHCRPFDSGARGTVPGSGVGVVVLRRLEDALADGDPIRAVLRGSAINNDGAVKVGFGAPGVDGQADVVAEALAVAGVDPDTIGFVETHGTGTRLGDPIEIAALRKAFGDSPGERCALGAIKASIGHLDAAAGVAGLIKAVLALEHATLPPQPEFEAINPDIALGERFYVPQSASEWRPANGAPRRASVSAFGIGGTNVHLVLEQAPECTARVNAQAVSASADAAANAAEGPLPVLLPLSAQTPAALAARGEALAVALERQSPAPSLQDVGATLRQGRRVMAARCAIAATDGADAAARLRTPGALVPVAPIERVVWLLPGQGAQRLGLARQLLASDRRLREHLVRLCGRLEKLLGVDPLPWFTRAGAPDPAAIDDTAIAQPLLFALEVALGRCWLERGVEPTLMLGHSLGELAAACLADVFSEEDGLLLVAARGRILAAQPRGSMLAVRASADALAEHVQGAGDVVVAAVNGPSATTLAGPTEAIASLAEKLAGLGLNVKPLATSHAFHSPLVDGAVEPFVETVATVELRAPSRAVISNVSGAPLTCEEATDPAYWGRQLREAVRFGSALTQVAADAGTVFVELGTGETLLPLAREAAPSARRMASLAPVNAEDRVADARTWLTTSAGLWSGGLTVALDPFNSQEKARRVPGLALYPFQRERHWVDRTAAATSAVDAATDADPTRVPEGRVWLPAWQRLAQSVPPGDVADATEHWLVVAHDSHVATGLVAALEQAGLPVQQSSVQDLAGVASAVRAIEEEGASVRMVYITGTTLQAAPSSTASAAAEYLATTTSLLRTLLGRGTSGGVGERVGGAAHQLAVVTQGLADVTDGDDLDPDLATILGALRVAPQEVSEPALRVIDVDRDDGAVVRRLYRELATVDRPEGIVALRGRHRWGECLQALDLPAAPSLAQGTLVVLIGGLGRIGRAIARWLVEERGVRVVVASRRAGDAPDEELTALAAQAEVFEHHRVDITDAEALTALFDDISARHGALGLVLHLANVASRTPLQTTTTEDLIAPLGAKVEGTRALATALRAHQPQAVVLWSSLASLLGGLGTLSYTAANAFLDAFATAKGDPWRSVSWDVWDEGRSGPAGLAIQALPVADAMGLLERILAVPDLRHTFVSTRDLVQRRREVSHRLRAGDAQPAQGGPASRSPRPQIATAYVAPRNEIEAAVAEIWADVLGLEQVGVEDPFFDLGGDSLLATMLLSKITSRFALDVPVERFFEAPTVASAARVISAELERTTAGEDLDALLSELEGLSDEEAARLLEEDRS, encoded by the coding sequence GTGAGTCAGGCCGTGCCACCGGCCCTGCCAGACGATGCGATCGCCATCGTCGGCATGTCCGGCCGCTTCCCGGGGGCCCCCAGCGTGGCGGCCCTGTGGGAGCTGTTACGCACGGGGAGCCGCGGCATCCGCACGCTCAGCGAGGCGGAGCTGGCGGCGGCCGGCGTGCCCGAGCGCCAGCTGCGAGACCCCGCCTACGTGCGCGCCCGCGGCGTGCTCGAGGAGGTGGCGGGGTTCGATGCGGGCCTGTTCGGCATGAGCCCGCGCGAGGCGGCCTTCACGGACCCCCAGCACCGCCTGTTCCTGGAGTGTGCCTTCGAGGCGCTGGAAGACGCCGCCATCGCCCCTGGCGGTGATCTTCGCGCGGGCATCTACGGGGGCGTGAGTGCGAGCAGCTACTTCGCTAACCAGATTCTCGCCGGGGCCGATCCGCTGCACGCGGACGGGGACCTGATCGATCGTCTGCGCCTCGGCTCGCTCGGCACGGAGAAGGACTTCTTCACCACCCGCGTCTCCTACCGCCTGGACCTGCGTGGACCGAGCGTCGATGTGCAAAGCGCGTGCTCGTCGTCGGCCGTGGCGGTGCACTTGGCGGCCCAGGCGCTGCTGATGCACAGCTGTGACGTCGCGCTTGCGGGCGGCGCCTCCATCTTCGTGCCGACCACTCAGGGGTATTTGGCGCAGGAGGGCGGCGTGCTGTCGCCCGACGGTCACTGCCGGCCCTTCGACAGCGGCGCGCGCGGCACCGTGCCCGGCAGCGGCGTTGGCGTCGTGGTGCTGCGGCGCTTGGAAGATGCGCTCGCCGACGGCGATCCGATACGGGCCGTCTTGCGCGGCTCGGCGATCAACAACGACGGCGCGGTCAAGGTCGGCTTCGGGGCGCCCGGGGTGGATGGGCAGGCGGACGTGGTGGCCGAAGCGCTGGCGGTCGCGGGCGTCGATCCGGACACGATCGGTTTCGTGGAGACCCACGGCACGGGCACGCGCCTCGGTGACCCGATCGAGATCGCCGCCCTGCGCAAGGCCTTCGGCGACTCCCCGGGGGAGCGGTGCGCGCTCGGCGCGATCAAGGCGAGCATCGGCCACCTCGATGCCGCCGCCGGTGTAGCTGGGCTGATCAAGGCGGTGCTCGCCTTGGAGCACGCCACGCTGCCGCCGCAGCCGGAGTTCGAGGCGATCAACCCAGACATCGCCTTAGGCGAGCGATTCTACGTGCCCCAGTCGGCGAGCGAGTGGCGCCCGGCGAATGGTGCGCCCCGGCGGGCCAGCGTCAGTGCCTTCGGCATCGGCGGCACCAACGTGCATTTGGTCCTCGAGCAAGCGCCCGAATGCACCGCGCGGGTCAACGCTCAGGCAGTGTCCGCCAGCGCCGACGCGGCTGCCAACGCCGCCGAGGGGCCCCTTCCCGTGCTGTTGCCGCTGTCGGCCCAGACGCCGGCCGCGCTCGCCGCGCGCGGTGAGGCGCTCGCCGTCGCCCTGGAGCGGCAGTCCCCAGCGCCCTCGCTGCAGGACGTGGGCGCAACCCTACGCCAAGGCCGGCGCGTGATGGCCGCGCGCTGTGCGATCGCGGCGACGGACGGGGCAGACGCAGCGGCTCGCTTGCGGACCCCGGGTGCCCTCGTGCCGGTGGCGCCGATCGAGCGCGTCGTTTGGCTGCTGCCGGGGCAGGGGGCCCAGCGCCTCGGCCTCGCGCGTCAGCTGCTGGCGAGCGATCGCCGCCTGCGCGAGCACCTAGTTCGCCTGTGTGGCCGCCTGGAGAAGCTGCTGGGGGTGGACCCGTTGCCCTGGTTCACCCGGGCGGGCGCGCCCGATCCCGCGGCGATCGACGATACGGCCATCGCCCAGCCCCTGCTGTTCGCCCTGGAAGTCGCCCTCGGGCGATGCTGGCTCGAGCGTGGGGTCGAGCCCACGCTCATGCTGGGACATAGCTTGGGCGAGCTCGCTGCGGCCTGCCTAGCGGATGTATTCAGCGAGGAAGACGGACTGCTGTTGGTGGCGGCACGCGGACGGATCCTGGCGGCGCAGCCGCGCGGGTCGATGCTCGCCGTGCGCGCGTCGGCGGACGCGCTCGCCGAGCACGTGCAGGGCGCTGGCGATGTCGTCGTTGCGGCAGTGAACGGACCGAGTGCAACGACCCTGGCGGGACCGACCGAGGCCATCGCGTCACTGGCCGAGAAGCTGGCCGGGCTCGGCCTAAACGTGAAGCCGCTGGCGACCTCGCACGCCTTCCACTCGCCGCTCGTGGATGGGGCGGTGGAGCCCTTCGTGGAGACGGTGGCGACCGTCGAGCTGCGGGCGCCGAGCCGCGCCGTCATCTCGAACGTGTCGGGCGCTCCGTTGACCTGCGAGGAGGCGACGGACCCCGCCTATTGGGGCCGCCAGCTGCGCGAGGCCGTGCGCTTCGGCAGCGCCCTGACGCAGGTGGCGGCCGACGCCGGCACCGTGTTCGTGGAGCTGGGCACCGGGGAGACCTTGTTGCCGCTGGCGCGCGAGGCGGCGCCCTCCGCCCGGCGCATGGCCTCGCTGGCGCCGGTCAACGCCGAGGATCGCGTAGCGGACGCGCGTACCTGGCTCACGACTAGCGCTGGCCTTTGGTCCGGCGGTCTCACGGTGGCGCTGGATCCGTTCAACTCCCAGGAGAAGGCCAGGCGCGTACCCGGACTTGCCTTGTATCCGTTCCAGCGCGAGCGCCACTGGGTGGACCGGACCGCGGCGGCCACGTCCGCGGTGGATGCCGCCACGGACGCGGACCCCACGCGCGTACCTGAGGGACGGGTCTGGCTCCCCGCCTGGCAGCGGCTGGCGCAGAGCGTGCCGCCGGGTGACGTGGCGGATGCCACTGAACACTGGCTGGTGGTGGCGCACGACAGCCACGTGGCGACCGGCCTAGTGGCAGCGTTGGAGCAGGCCGGCCTCCCGGTGCAGCAGAGCTCTGTTCAGGACCTCGCGGGCGTGGCGTCAGCCGTGCGCGCTATCGAGGAAGAGGGCGCATCGGTGCGCATGGTGTACATCACTGGCACCACCCTCCAGGCAGCCCCGTCGTCGACCGCATCCGCCGCCGCCGAGTACCTGGCGACTACAACGAGCTTGCTACGGACGTTGTTGGGTCGGGGGACGTCAGGCGGGGTGGGGGAGCGCGTCGGCGGCGCCGCTCACCAGCTGGCCGTCGTGACGCAAGGACTTGCCGACGTAACGGACGGCGATGACCTCGATCCCGACCTGGCGACCATCCTCGGCGCTCTGCGCGTCGCGCCCCAGGAGGTGAGCGAGCCAGCGCTACGGGTAATCGATGTCGATCGCGATGACGGTGCGGTGGTACGGCGCTTGTATCGCGAACTTGCGACAGTAGATCGGCCAGAGGGCATCGTGGCCCTGCGCGGCCGTCACCGCTGGGGTGAGTGCCTCCAGGCCCTCGATCTGCCCGCGGCGCCGTCCTTGGCGCAGGGTACGCTAGTGGTGTTGATCGGCGGGCTCGGCCGGATTGGGCGGGCGATCGCACGCTGGCTGGTCGAGGAGCGCGGGGTTCGTGTCGTGGTGGCGAGCCGTCGGGCAGGCGACGCCCCAGACGAGGAACTCACTGCGCTGGCCGCCCAGGCCGAGGTGTTCGAGCACCACCGGGTGGACATCACCGACGCGGAGGCGCTCACCGCACTGTTTGACGACATCAGCGCGCGCCACGGTGCGCTCGGACTGGTGCTGCACCTGGCGAACGTGGCCTCGCGCACTCCGCTGCAGACCACGACGACGGAAGACCTCATCGCGCCATTAGGGGCGAAGGTGGAGGGCACTCGCGCGCTGGCGACGGCGCTGCGCGCCCATCAGCCTCAGGCGGTCGTGCTGTGGTCGTCCCTGGCCTCGCTCCTAGGCGGTCTGGGCACTTTGAGCTACACCGCGGCGAACGCCTTTCTCGATGCCTTCGCCACCGCCAAGGGCGACCCCTGGCGCAGCGTGAGCTGGGACGTGTGGGACGAGGGCCGATCGGGTCCCGCGGGGCTCGCGATTCAAGCCCTGCCCGTGGCCGACGCCATGGGACTCCTCGAGCGAATCCTGGCGGTGCCCGACCTCAGGCACACCTTCGTGTCGACGCGCGATCTGGTGCAGCGGCGCCGAGAAGTGTCGCATCGGCTACGCGCCGGCGACGCGCAGCCCGCGCAAGGCGGGCCGGCGTCCCGCTCGCCGCGGCCGCAGATCGCTACCGCCTACGTGGCGCCGCGAAACGAGATCGAAGCGGCCGTGGCGGAGATCTGGGCAGATGTGCTGGGCCTTGAGCAGGTGGGTGTGGAGGATCCGTTCTTCGATCTTGGCGGGGACTCACTGCTCGCCACCATGCTGCTGTCGAAGATCACCTCACGCTTCGCGCTCGACGTCCCGGTGGAGCGCTTCTTTGAGGCGCCCACGGTGGCGAGTGCGGCGCGGGTCATCTCGGCGGAACTCGAGCGCACCACGGCGGGCGAGGATCTGGACGCCTTGCTATCCGAGCTCGAAGGACTCAGCGACGAGGAAGCCGCGCGGCTGCTGGAGGAGGATCGCTCGTGA